Proteins encoded within one genomic window of Kibdelosporangium phytohabitans:
- a CDS encoding AfsR/SARP family transcriptional regulator has protein sequence MEFRLLGPVRAISDGKQIDLGVRKQRFVLAMMLLDANKLVPAERLVELTWPDEAPRSARGVIHTHISRLRSVLNAADAERHGVALISNGPGYMLKCDPKSIDVNKFMDLCTASRNCQDDDGRIRVLDEALALWDGPALASVAAEEVRTRLTRHLDEARLLAMEERIDAHLRLGRHAEVIHDLTELEAEHPYRQQVVAQLMLALHRSDRGPDALSAYQKLYRRLDSELGVEPAPALRELQTRILRDDPALNLNPREKLKAGPRQLPPDVDHYTGRRQHIEQICQLLTPRDGGVLPVVAITGKPGLGKTALAVRAGRRVAAEFPDGQLFIDLQGNGLRPRDPSEVLARFLRDLGVDGADVPATLEERVGLFRDRTAGRRILVVLDNAATEQQVRSLIPGNAECAVLITSRRRLTGLDMRKLVDLDVLNQVDALALLADLVGDDRLAAADPSVRRIVELCGGLPLALRIVGTKLRSRSHLTAAALAARLEDERTRLDELVGGDREIRASFLLSYDSLDAEHQRAFRLLALMPDNGLPPWATAAVLDVDFRTSERLVEDLVDVNLVEAAPGRYRFHDLIRLYAQEKLAADDERHVARTRMVNAYLHLGKRADALLEFGGLYQFDCPPFTVDAPGVLDEIDRAPAAWLDQEHPAILEAIEHAAANGHHDLTYHLSATVAAFLELRAQWADLKRVAELSLAAARGSGSPYWKAYALFAVGLAARETRDFRKAEEYFRAGLEILPHANDPLLEVVTLLSVGVAQRLQGRWNDAARYFDGCLSVLEALDKPRWRAYTLRESGVLDRYRGEWDRAEERLRAAVDTFERLGDRRWIGATLRELGIVRRAVGDLEGSLEVLIRSRDALRGAGDLRREGAALRCLAETHRAIGALDEARACAERGLDVLELTLDSHGLACTQVVLAEVLMDADELEAARKHLDKGLAALSVSGDPRWHGKALITRGRYLMASGDAAGARTAWDEARRMLSEIGAVEAEHVGEPLGR, from the coding sequence GTGGAGTTTCGGCTACTGGGGCCGGTGCGGGCGATCAGCGACGGCAAGCAGATCGACCTCGGTGTGCGCAAGCAGCGGTTCGTGCTGGCGATGATGTTGCTGGACGCCAACAAACTGGTGCCGGCGGAGCGGCTGGTCGAGCTGACCTGGCCCGACGAGGCCCCGCGCAGCGCGCGAGGGGTCATCCACACGCATATCAGCAGGCTGCGGTCGGTGCTCAACGCCGCCGACGCCGAGCGGCACGGCGTCGCGTTGATCAGCAACGGCCCCGGCTACATGCTCAAGTGCGACCCGAAGAGCATCGACGTCAACAAGTTCATGGACCTGTGCACGGCCTCCCGCAACTGCCAGGACGACGACGGCCGCATCCGGGTCCTGGACGAGGCGCTCGCACTGTGGGACGGTCCGGCCCTGGCATCGGTCGCCGCGGAGGAGGTCCGCACCCGCCTGACCCGGCACCTCGACGAGGCCCGGCTGCTGGCGATGGAGGAGCGCATCGACGCCCACCTGCGCCTGGGCCGGCACGCCGAAGTGATCCACGACCTCACCGAACTCGAAGCGGAACACCCGTACCGCCAGCAGGTCGTCGCCCAGCTGATGCTCGCCCTGCACCGCAGCGACCGCGGCCCGGACGCGCTCAGCGCGTACCAGAAGCTCTACCGCCGCCTGGACAGCGAACTCGGCGTGGAACCGGCGCCCGCGTTGCGTGAACTGCAGACCAGGATCCTGCGCGACGACCCGGCGCTGAACCTCAACCCGCGGGAGAAGCTCAAAGCAGGCCCGCGCCAGCTGCCACCGGACGTCGACCACTACACCGGTAGGCGGCAACACATCGAGCAGATCTGCCAGCTGCTGACACCGCGCGACGGCGGCGTGCTGCCCGTTGTCGCGATCACCGGGAAACCGGGGCTGGGCAAGACCGCGCTCGCGGTCCGCGCCGGGCGCCGGGTGGCGGCCGAGTTCCCGGACGGCCAGCTGTTCATCGACCTGCAGGGCAACGGGCTCAGGCCGCGTGACCCGAGCGAGGTCCTCGCCAGGTTCCTGCGCGACCTCGGCGTGGACGGCGCCGACGTGCCCGCCACGCTGGAGGAGCGGGTCGGCCTGTTCCGCGACCGCACGGCAGGACGGCGAATTCTCGTCGTCCTGGACAACGCGGCCACCGAGCAACAGGTCCGGTCGCTGATCCCCGGCAACGCCGAATGCGCCGTGCTGATCACGAGCAGGCGTCGGCTGACAGGTCTGGACATGCGCAAACTCGTCGACCTGGACGTGCTCAACCAGGTCGACGCGCTGGCTTTACTGGCCGACCTGGTCGGTGACGACCGGCTGGCCGCCGCGGACCCGAGCGTGCGCCGGATCGTCGAACTGTGCGGCGGCCTGCCGCTGGCGTTGCGGATCGTGGGCACGAAACTGCGCTCCCGCTCGCACTTGACCGCCGCGGCGCTCGCCGCGCGCCTGGAGGACGAACGGACCAGGCTCGACGAACTGGTCGGCGGCGACCGGGAGATCCGCGCCAGCTTCCTGCTCAGCTACGACAGCCTCGACGCCGAACACCAGCGCGCGTTCCGCCTGCTGGCGCTGATGCCCGACAACGGGTTGCCGCCGTGGGCGACGGCGGCCGTGCTGGACGTGGACTTCCGCACCTCGGAACGACTAGTCGAAGACCTCGTCGACGTCAACCTGGTCGAAGCCGCACCGGGCCGCTATCGCTTCCACGACCTGATCCGCCTGTACGCACAGGAAAAACTCGCGGCCGACGACGAACGCCACGTCGCGCGGACCAGGATGGTCAACGCCTACCTGCACCTGGGCAAGCGCGCCGACGCGTTGCTGGAGTTCGGCGGGCTGTACCAGTTCGACTGCCCACCGTTCACAGTGGACGCACCAGGAGTGCTCGACGAGATCGACCGAGCGCCCGCGGCCTGGCTCGACCAGGAACACCCGGCGATCCTGGAAGCCATCGAACACGCGGCCGCCAACGGTCACCACGACCTGACCTACCACCTGTCGGCGACCGTGGCGGCGTTCCTCGAACTCCGGGCGCAATGGGCGGATCTGAAACGCGTCGCCGAACTGAGCCTCGCGGCGGCCCGCGGCTCCGGCAGCCCGTACTGGAAGGCGTACGCCCTGTTCGCCGTCGGCCTCGCGGCAAGGGAGACGAGGGACTTCCGCAAAGCCGAGGAGTACTTCCGGGCCGGGCTGGAAATCCTGCCGCACGCCAACGACCCGCTGCTCGAAGTCGTGACCCTGCTCTCGGTGGGGGTGGCCCAACGCCTGCAAGGCAGGTGGAACGACGCGGCGAGGTACTTCGACGGCTGCCTGTCGGTGCTGGAAGCGCTGGACAAACCGAGGTGGCGGGCCTACACGCTCAGAGAATCCGGTGTGCTCGACCGCTACCGAGGCGAATGGGACCGGGCCGAAGAACGGCTGCGCGCGGCCGTGGACACCTTCGAACGCCTCGGCGACCGCCGCTGGATAGGCGCGACGCTGCGGGAACTGGGCATCGTCCGCAGAGCGGTGGGAGACCTCGAAGGCTCGCTCGAAGTGCTGATCAGAAGCCGCGACGCCCTGCGCGGCGCGGGCGACCTCCGCAGAGAAGGCGCGGCGCTGCGCTGCCTCGCCGAAACCCACAGGGCCATCGGCGCACTGGACGAGGCCCGCGCGTGCGCCGAACGCGGCCTCGACGTCCTCGAACTGACCCTGGACTCCCACGGCCTGGCCTGCACCCAAGTGGTCCTCGCCGAAGTCCTGATGGACGCCGACGAACTCGAAGCAGCGAGAAAGCACCTCGACAAGGGCCTCGCCGCCCTCAGCGTCAGCGGCGACCCCCGATGGCACGGAAAAGCACTGATCACCCGAGGCCGCTACCTGATGGCATCCGGCGACGCGGCCGGAGCACGGACAGCCTGGGACGAGGCCCGCCGAATGCTGTCCGAGATCGGCGCAGTCGAAGCCGAACACGTAGGTGAACCCCTAGGACGTTGA